The uncultured Fibrobacter sp. genome contains a region encoding:
- the yabG gene encoding sporulation peptidase YabG, whose protein sequence is MNFKKGYMVARKSYNKDIIFIIEKIIKKRNRQDYAILNGLTVRIKADAPIEDLEIVSKKEVEEKIKEFEDVIKKRAENLDKTSKKGFKRYKEIIYTGKILHLDGDRRYMEKAIRYYEKLGLKAIVKNVSESKQQYVIKNLLEKYNPDILVITGHDSMLKKGADYNNINNYRNSKYFIESVKEARKYEPDMDKLVIFAGACQSFFEAIMIAGANFASSPGRILIDFVDPLIVAEKVATTDKNKIVTINQIIKEIREGSAGIGGTSAEGKREKILIN, encoded by the coding sequence ATCATATTTATAATAGAAAAGATAATTAAGAAAAGAAATAGGCAAGATTATGCTATTTTAAATGGACTTACTGTAAGAATAAAAGCAGATGCACCAATAGAAGATTTAGAAATAGTAAGTAAAAAAGAAGTAGAAGAAAAAATTAAAGAATTCGAAGATGTAATAAAAAAGCGTGCTGAAAATCTAGATAAAACGAGCAAAAAAGGATTTAAAAGATATAAAGAGATAATATATACAGGTAAAATACTACATCTAGATGGTGACAGAAGGTATATGGAAAAAGCTATAAGATATTATGAAAAATTAGGCTTAAAGGCAATTGTTAAAAATGTATCTGAATCGAAACAGCAATATGTAATAAAAAATTTGCTAGAAAAATATAATCCTGACATATTAGTGATAACAGGGCATGATTCTATGCTAAAGAAAGGAGCAGATTATAATAATATAAATAATTATAGAAATTCTAAATACTTTATTGAATCTGTAAAAGAAGCTAGAAAATATGAACCAGATATGGATAAACTGGTTATATTTGCTGGGGCATGTCAAAGCTTTTTTGAGGCAATAATGATAGCTGGTGCAAATTTTGCGTCATCTCCAGGTAGAATTTTAATAGATTTTGTAGATCCTTTAATTGTGGCTGAAAAAGTAGCTACAACAGATAAAAATAAAATTGTAACAATAAATCAAATAATAAAAGAAATAAGAGAGGGCTCTGCCGGGATAGGAGGAACGTCAGCAGAAGGGAAAAGAGAGAAAATTTTGATTAATTAG